A genome region from Triticum aestivum cultivar Chinese Spring chromosome 2B, IWGSC CS RefSeq v2.1, whole genome shotgun sequence includes the following:
- the LOC123042800 gene encoding F-box/FBD/LRR-repeat protein At5g22660-like, with product MSAPTPTPCGSKSARGNGNGVDRLSSLSDDMLHLVMSFLPMPEVVRTSLLSPRWRFLWCSTPFIRIDGEDFVDNRKLENFIDCLLLLRDYTASLDEARISPCCVDCTKCSVWIRHAIMHKVRLLDISGPLSLDKTAIFPSQHLKTIRLQAAMLRHGFFRPLNYDCPVLEHLGLELCTFWGHEEISSRSLKVLHISRCYLTPSLLICARNLTNLSILDTDIGGIVTRDLSSLVTASISLISKHFYHSDTVVVGHHLLDGLSHATTLELHAPLHERAFERGLPTCPMFSNLTSLVLGDWVMTADFYPLHSILQRSDNLKELTVKLKMEECSICKALPLTRRASLSGSGSHPCIERIKIYCQKDHLRVGELVQALVPTACNAKVSIERP from the exons ATGTCGGCACCAACACCTACTCCCTGTGGTTCCAAGAGTGCGAGAGGCAACGGGAATGGTGTCGACAGGCTCAGCAGCCTGTCCGACGATATGCTCCACCTTGTGATGTCCTTCCTGCCGATGCCAGAGGTCGTGCGCACAAGCCTTCTCTCACCAAGATGGCGCTTTCTTTGGTGCTCTACACCCTTCATCCGCATCGACGGCGAAGACTTCGTGGATAATCGCAAGCTGGAGAATTTCATTGACTGCTTGCTGCTCTTGCGTGACTATACCGCTTCCTTGGATGAAGCCCGAATCTCTCCCTGCTGCGTTGATTGTACCAAATGTTCCGTGTGGATTCGCCATGCCATCATGCACAAAGTTCGTCTCCTTGATATTTCTGGACCTCTCAGTTTGGATAAGACAGCAATATTTCCTTCTCAGCACCTCAAAACAATCAGGCTCCAAGCTGCCATGTTGAGACATGGGTTTTTTAGGCCGTTGAACTACGACTGCCCTGTGCTTGAACATTTAGGGCTGGAGTTGTGCACTTTCTGGGGCCATGAGGAGATCTCATCAAGGTCGCTCAAGGTTCTGCATATCAGTCGGTGCTACCTCACCCCCAGTCTCCTGATTTGTGCTAGGAACCTTACCAATCTCTCTATccttgacacagacattggtggtATAGTAACTAGGGATCTGTCTTCTCTGGTAACAGCTTCGATCAGTCTAATATCCAAACATTTTTATCATAGTGACACAGTAGTAGTGGGGCATCATCTACTTGATGGCCTTTCACATGCCACAACGTTGGAGCTGCATGCGCCATTACATGAG CGTGCATTTGAGAGAGGTTTGCCAACATGCCCCATGTTCAGCAATCTGACAAGCTTGGTCCTGGGAGATTGGGTCATGACTGCTGACTTCTACCCACTGCACAGTATTCTCCAGCGCTCGGACAATCTGAAGGAGCTAACTGTGAAGCTCAAAATG GAGGAGTGCAGCATATGCAAAGCCTTGCCGTTAACAAGGAGAGCGTCGCTGTCGGGCTCAGGCAGCCACCCTTGCATCGAGAGGATCAAAATCTACTGCCAGAAAGATCATCTGAGGGTCGGTGAGCTGGTGCAGGCGTTGGTACCGACTGCCTGCAATGCGAAAGTCAGCATCGAGCGGCCCTGA
- the LOC123047460 gene encoding phosphomannomutase-like: protein MAAARKNAGVLALFDVDGTLTAPRKEVTPEMLEFMKRLRENVTVGVVGGSDLVKISEQLGKSVITDYDYVFSENGLVAHKDGKLIGTQSLKTYLGDDQLKEFINFTLHYIADLDIPIKRGTFIEFRSGMINVSPIGRNCSQEERDDFEKYDKVHNVRPKMVSVLREKFAHLNLTFSIGGQISFDVFPQGWDKTYCLRYLEEFKEIHFFGDKTYKGGNDHEIFESDRTVGHTVTSPNDTVQQCKSIFLSE from the exons atggcggcggcgaggaagaacGCCGGCGTGCTCGCGCTCTTCGACGTCGACGGCACCCTCACCGCCCCCCGCAAGGAGGTGACGCCGGAGATGCTCGAGTTCATGAAGCGCCTGCGCGAG AATGTGACCGTCGGCGTGGTGGGGGGATCCGATCTGGTCAAGATCTCCGAGCAGCTCGGCAAATCAG TCATCACCGACTACGACTACGTCTTCTCCGAGAACGGCCTGGTCGCGCACAAGGACGGCAAGCTCATCGGGACGCAA AGCTTGAAAACGTATCTTGGAGATGACCAGCTTAAG GAATTCATTAACTTCACTCTTCATTACATTGCGGACTTGGATATCCCAATTAAAAG GGGTACATTCATAGAGTTCAGGAGTGGAATGATCAATGTGTCGCCCATAGGGAGGAACTGTAGTCAGGAAGAACGTGATGATTTTGAGAAGTATGATAAG GTACATAACGTTCGGCCTAAAATGGTGTCAGTGCTTCGCGAAAAGTTTGCACACCTGAACCTGACTTTTTCCATTGGAGGGCAGATCAGTTTTGAT GTATTCCCACAAGGCTGGGACAAAACCTACTGCTTGAGATATCTGGAAGAATTCAAGGAAATCCATTTCTTTGGGGACAAAACCTACAAG GGTGGCAATGATCATGAGATATTTGAATCTGACAGAACAGTTGGTCATACAG TTACCAGCCCCAATGACACGGTGCAGCAGTGCAAATCCATCTTCCTCTCGGAGTGA